GCGGCCATGGGAGCGAAGCCGGAACCGATGAATGTGTGGTTGAGACACCGAGTTCCCGCGATGAACTGGATCCTGCGAGGAGTCTTGACCACGGTGGATCATGAAGAGGCTCCAGAGCGCAATCCATTCAAGGGATAGGAGACTGCGGCTTTAGCGTACGCTTGGACGCATGACCTATTCAGTGCCGGATTGAGCGCTTTCGCCGAGATCAAAGTGTTGCAATGACGACTATGAAACCCATTGAAGGATATCACCAGATCAAGCCCGAGGATCTGCATTGGCGGCCGTCGAATCTCATGAAGATTCCGAACGCCGATTTTCTCGAACGCACCGGCAGCGAGAATCTCAGCGCACGGCTTTGGCGAATGCCGCCCAAGAGTGCGAACACCCTGCACAAGCACATCCGTCAGGAGGAGTTCTACTTCGTCTTGGAAGGCACCGGTCGCTTGCGCGTAGGGGAGGAGACCTTGACGGTTCCACGACACAGCGGTGTGCTAGTCGGCCCCAGTCAGCTACGTCAGGTTTTCAACGACACCGGCGAGGATGTGCTGTGGCTCATCGTGGGCGCGCCGGAGGAACTGGAGTTCCTGCAGGGATCCCTCTCCAAAATGGACCTCTCGCTCATTTATCCGGTGGATCCGAAGCAGCTGCCCAAGGAACTCGAGGGCGTGCAGTGGCCGCCGAAGGAATAACGTCGTTTGTGGCATGGGCCGGCCTGCCCCATACCTAGGTTGGGGTGTCGGCCCATCTGGGACTCGGACGAGGACAGGCGAGTGTTTCACACAAAGGCACAAAGCTCACTAAGCTTTTCGGTGGGGAAGCATTCTCACGGCGGCTCCTACAGGGAGGAAGAGCGGCCCACGGAACACTATCCCGAGGACTCTTGAACCGCGAAGGAAGCTATGTCTGCAGCGAAAAGCAGAACTCTGTTTTTGTCCTTCCTCCGGTTACTCATCGCGTCCTTTGCGTCCTTTGCGGTTTAAAACTCGGGCCCCTTCCCATCGGTATCTTTGTGGCTTCGTGCTTACGACGCTACAATTGTAGTACGAGCGCTCCCCGCATCCGACTAAAGGCGAATACCCGAAACCGCGAGGATGAGCGATACCTATCGTGTCGGAGCGATACGTGACTTCGCCCGAACCAAATATTTTTAACAAACTAGAGAACTCATCCTATGCATACAACTGCCACGAAGCAACTCATCGAAACCCCAGCCAATGTCCCCGGTGGCGCCCAATATCAGCACCTCGCCTACGTGGATGCCTACGACGCTGTCCTGAACTGCGACTATGCTTTTGTCGCCTACAAGGAGACGGATGGTTTCGGCTGGCGCGTGCGGATCAAGTCTTCCCAGACCGCCGGGGCCGTTTTCGAACCCGATGCGATGCGTTCCAACGCTCGATCCACCGGTGCACAGGGGAAGGCTTGGTTTCAATGGGGCTACAGCTTCGACCCCAGTGCGAGCGATCCACGATGTATCCAATTCCGTGTGCACGTCGCCAACGGTCAGCCCAGCGAGATTGAAATCTTCGTTCAACTGCGGAAATTCGATGGTTCTGCGGATGCCCCGAAATCGGTGAGGTTTTCTTGGCCCGCTTAAGTGAGTCAGCAAGGAGTGGCTCACGGAGTCCACGGGCTCTGGGTAA
The nucleotide sequence above comes from Verrucomicrobiales bacterium. Encoded proteins:
- a CDS encoding cupin domain-containing protein, translating into MKPIEGYHQIKPEDLHWRPSNLMKIPNADFLERTGSENLSARLWRMPPKSANTLHKHIRQEEFYFVLEGTGRLRVGEETLTVPRHSGVLVGPSQLRQVFNDTGEDVLWLIVGAPEELEFLQGSLSKMDLSLIYPVDPKQLPKELEGVQWPPKE